In one window of Dehalococcoidia bacterium DNA:
- the rhaI gene encoding L-rhamnose isomerase: MADHSIAYEALAAGLAEKGIDVGAVKRALKSQRIETPSWGYGDSGTRFKVFHWPGAARDVREKLADAAVVHRLTGVCPSVALHIPWDMTDDWAALRQYAESLGLQIGAINPNLFQEDSYRLGSLCHPDPAIRRRAVDHVLECIEIARATGSRVISLWLADGTNYPGQDSLRERRHRLLESLRTVYDAMPAGVRLLIEYKFFEPAFYHTDIPDWGTAFWLSQELGPQAQVLVDTGHHARGTNVEQIVGFLLDQGKLGGFHFNARKYADDDLIVGSIDPFELFLIFHEIYDSGSDADIAYMIDQSHNIEPKIEAMVQSVVNVQSAAARALIVDRALLAQRQAAGDVLGAHRVLTDAFQTDVRPLLAQVRVEMGLHPDPVVALRESGYEQRIAAERA; encoded by the coding sequence ATGGCGGATCACTCAATAGCGTACGAGGCGCTGGCCGCTGGCCTGGCCGAAAAGGGCATCGATGTCGGCGCAGTGAAGCGCGCGCTCAAGTCGCAGCGGATTGAGACGCCTTCCTGGGGCTACGGTGACAGCGGCACCCGCTTCAAAGTCTTCCACTGGCCGGGCGCCGCCCGCGACGTGCGCGAGAAGCTAGCCGACGCCGCCGTCGTCCACCGCCTCACCGGCGTCTGCCCGTCCGTCGCCCTGCACATCCCCTGGGACATGACCGATGACTGGGCCGCCCTGCGACAGTACGCTGAATCACTCGGCCTCCAGATCGGCGCTATCAATCCCAACCTCTTTCAGGAGGACTCCTACCGCCTGGGCAGTCTCTGTCACCCGGACCCCGCTATTCGCCGTCGCGCCGTCGATCACGTCCTCGAGTGCATCGAGATCGCCAGAGCGACTGGCTCCCGTGTTATCAGCCTCTGGCTCGCCGACGGCACGAATTACCCGGGGCAGGACTCGCTGCGCGAGCGGCGCCACCGCCTGCTGGAGTCGCTGCGAACGGTGTACGACGCCATGCCCGCCGGCGTGCGCCTGCTCATCGAGTACAAGTTCTTCGAGCCCGCCTTCTATCACACCGACATTCCGGACTGGGGCACCGCCTTCTGGCTGTCGCAGGAGCTGGGGCCACAGGCGCAGGTGCTCGTCGACACCGGCCATCACGCCCGGGGGACGAACGTCGAGCAGATCGTCGGCTTCTTGCTCGACCAGGGCAAGCTGGGCGGCTTCCACTTCAACGCCCGCAAGTACGCGGACGACGACCTCATTGTCGGCTCTATCGACCCGTTCGAGCTCTTCCTCATATTCCACGAGATCTACGACTCGGGCAGCGACGCCGACATCGCTTACATGATCGACCAGAGCCACAACATCGAGCCTAAGATTGAGGCGATGGTGCAGTCCGTAGTCAATGTCCAGTCGGCGGCGGCGCGCGCCCTCATCGTCGACCGCGCGCTGTTGGCTCAGCGCCAGGCCGCCGGCGATGTCCTGGGCGCCCACCGAGTCCTCACCGACGCCTTCCAGACCGATGTGCGCCCTCTGCTGGCGCAGGTCCGCGTCGAGATGGGCCTGCACCCCGACCCGGTCGTCGCCCTCCGGGAAAGCGGCTACGAGCAGCGCATCGCCGCCGAACGCGCTTGA
- a CDS encoding aldehyde ferredoxin oxidoreductase family protein, translated as MNGWMGKVLDVDLTAGETRVVPLDADAARLFIGGRGLGARYLWDLVGPGVDPLSPENALVICTGPLTGTAFQTTSRFSTTTKSPLTGTILDANCGGFWGMRFKRAGFDALIVRGRASHPVSLEITAGGISIDDASHLWGKTVPETAQALGQSTRRSVLCIGPAGENLVRFASAISDCTRALGRGGVGAVMGSKNLKAIAVEGDARVEVADRERLRFVRYEASKHLTASPLTSQGLPQFGTAGVVNVVNAIGALPTRNFQESQFEGAERISGETIAESILVRKSACWSCPIACGRVTRTAHAQGEGPEYETVWALGAACGIDDLEAITEANYLCNDLGLDTISAGATIACAMEMAERRVIDSELRFGRADLLKPLLRDIAHRAGLGDELAEGSRRFAEKREAPQYSMSVKGMEMPAYDPRAMQGQGLLFATSNRGACHMRGNMLGPEVLGLPKLVHRLQAQGKAPMVMLHQDSAAAIDSLIVCKFTNMAVAEEYFARALSAVTGVSFSTGDLIRAGERIWNLERLYNLREGFTRADDTLPRRMLDDPIAAGPSKGWVSRLPEMLDEYYATRGWDVDGVPGREKLAELGIERLLEQIPGVAK; from the coding sequence GTGAACGGCTGGATGGGAAAGGTCCTCGATGTCGATCTGACAGCGGGCGAGACACGTGTCGTCCCGCTCGATGCTGACGCGGCCCGCCTCTTCATCGGCGGCCGCGGCCTGGGCGCCCGCTACCTGTGGGACCTCGTCGGGCCCGGCGTCGACCCGCTTTCGCCGGAAAACGCCCTCGTCATCTGCACCGGCCCCCTCACTGGCACCGCTTTCCAGACAACGAGCCGCTTCTCCACCACCACGAAGTCGCCGCTCACGGGCACCATTCTCGACGCGAACTGCGGCGGCTTCTGGGGCATGCGCTTCAAGCGCGCCGGCTTCGATGCCCTTATCGTCAGGGGCCGCGCCAGCCATCCCGTTTCTCTTGAGATCACCGCGGGGGGCATCTCCATTGATGATGCTTCGCACCTTTGGGGCAAGACGGTTCCCGAGACGGCTCAGGCGCTGGGGCAGAGCACCAGGCGCAGCGTCCTCTGCATCGGCCCCGCGGGCGAGAACCTGGTCCGCTTCGCCTCCGCCATCAGCGACTGCACCCGCGCCCTTGGCCGGGGCGGCGTCGGCGCCGTCATGGGCTCCAAGAACCTTAAGGCGATCGCAGTCGAAGGCGACGCGAGGGTCGAAGTCGCCGACCGCGAGCGCCTGCGCTTCGTGCGCTACGAAGCGAGCAAGCATCTCACAGCAAGCCCGCTCACTTCCCAGGGCCTGCCCCAGTTCGGGACAGCGGGCGTGGTCAACGTCGTGAACGCCATAGGCGCGCTGCCGACGCGTAATTTCCAGGAGTCGCAGTTCGAGGGCGCCGAACGCATCTCCGGCGAGACCATCGCGGAAAGCATCCTCGTCAGGAAGAGCGCTTGCTGGTCCTGTCCAATCGCCTGCGGCCGCGTCACGCGCACCGCTCACGCCCAAGGCGAGGGCCCCGAATACGAGACCGTGTGGGCGCTTGGGGCCGCCTGCGGCATCGACGACCTCGAGGCAATCACCGAGGCCAATTACCTCTGCAATGATCTCGGCCTCGATACTATTTCTGCCGGCGCGACCATCGCCTGCGCGATGGAGATGGCGGAGCGCCGCGTCATCGACTCCGAGCTGCGGTTCGGGCGGGCCGATCTGCTTAAGCCGCTCCTGCGCGACATCGCCCATCGCGCCGGACTCGGCGATGAGCTGGCTGAGGGCAGCCGTCGCTTCGCCGAGAAGCGCGAGGCTCCTCAATACTCGATGTCGGTGAAAGGCATGGAGATGCCCGCGTACGACCCGCGCGCTATGCAGGGCCAGGGGTTGCTGTTCGCCACTTCGAACCGCGGCGCCTGCCACATGCGCGGCAACATGCTCGGGCCGGAGGTGCTGGGACTGCCTAAGCTCGTCCACCGGCTCCAGGCGCAGGGCAAAGCCCCGATGGTCATGCTCCATCAGGACTCGGCGGCCGCCATCGATTCCCTTATCGTCTGCAAGTTCACCAACATGGCCGTCGCCGAGGAGTACTTCGCCCGCGCCCTCAGCGCCGTTACGGGTGTCTCGTTCTCCACCGGCGACCTTATTCGCGCCGGCGAGCGGATATGGAACCTCGAGCGGCTATACAATCTGCGGGAGGGGTTCACCCGCGCCGACGACACGCTGCCGCGTCGCATGCTCGACGACCCAATAGCGGCCGGGCCGAGCAAAGGCTGGGTGTCGCGTCTGCCGGAGATGCTCGACGAGTACTACGCCACGCGTGGCTGGGACGTGGACGGTGTGCCGGGGCGCGAGAAGCTGGCGGAACTGGGCATCGAGCGGCTTCTTGAGCAGATTCCGGGAGTTGCGAAATGA